The DNA sequence GGAGGCCCGGGCCGGACCGATGGAGCAGCCGGGTGAGGGCCTCCTCGAAGGCCGGCAGGTCCTCCGCGGTGGTCACGGCGGCGATTCCCGCGCCGGCGGCGACAGCCGCCAGGTCGGTCCGGGCGGCGGTCGGCGTCGCCTGCCCCCCCGTCAGGGCGTAGCTCCCGTTATCCCACACGATCACCAGGAGGTTCGGCGGGGCCACAGTAGCGATGGTGGCCAGGGAGCCCAGGTTCATCAGGAGGGAGCCGTCCCCGTCCAGGACGATGACCCGCCGGTCGGGGCGGGCGATCGCGAGCCCGAGACCGACGGAGGAGGCCAGCCCCATGGAGCCCCAGGTGTAAAAGTGCTCGGGGCGATCGCCGGCCAGCGCCAGGTCGTAGGCAGGATTTCCCAGGCTGGCGATGCAGGCGGCGTCCCCAGCGTGCTTGAGGAGGAGGCGCGTTGCCTCCAGGCGCCTCACGGGGGGGGCCCCGCCGTCAGCCGCTTGGACAGGAGGAGGGCGGCGGGTGTTCTGGTCCGGAAGGCGACGTCGGTCAGAGAGGGGACCAGCTCCGGGATCTCGCCAGCGGCTGTGAGCGTGGCGTGTGGCAGCCCAAGGGCCTCCAGGACGGGGCGGGTTGCCCGGCCCATCGGAACCTGGGCCGCGTTCCACTCCCCAGGCTCTCCGCGCAAGCTAATGACCATGAGGAGGGGGATCCGATAGGGGATGGCCAGCGAGGCGAGGGCATTGAGCGTGTTGCCGAGGCCGCTCGTCTGCATCAGGACCGCAGCCCGCCCACCTCCCAGGTGGACCCCCACGGCGATTCCCACCCCCTCCTCTTCCCTGGTCGCCGGGAGCAGGATGGCCTCCGCGTCCGCCCCGGCCAGGCTGATGAGGCGGGAGAGCGGGCTATCCGGGACATGGACGAAGTAGCGGATCCCCCCCTGCCGCAGCCGGCCGTAGAGTATCCCCGACCAGTCCACCCCTCCCCTCCTCGCCCAAGCGGTTCCGCGGCCCCCGCATCGGGGCTCTCGGATGTCACCTTCCCTCGCCTCCTGTTGTATCCCATGTAGGAGGCAATCGCAAGGTTGCCGCCCCGAGCTCTTCCCCGAGGGACCCGTGCATTCAACCACATAGCGCCCGGCCCTCTCCCCCGGCAGGATTTCGTGTATCCTTCCCCTGGCAGGGACCCGGAGGGCGTCAGGGGCCGCCGAGAGGACAAAGCGTGAAACATCCGGTCCGACCGATCCGTCTGTGGAGATAGCAGGAGATGGGTGAGGGGTCGCCCGGGGGGCAGCCGTCAGACGAGGATCTGGTCCG is a window from the Candidatus Methylomirabilis sp. genome containing:
- a CDS encoding thiamine pyrophosphate-dependent enzyme yields the protein MRRLEATRLLLKHAGDAACIASLGNPAYDLALAGDRPEHFYTWGSMGLASSVGLGLAIARPDRRVIVLDGDGSLLMNLGSLATIATVAPPNLLVIVWDNGSYALTGGQATPTAARTDLAAVAAGAGIAAVTTAEDLPAFEEALTRLLHRSGPGLLVARVEPGNSEGRPPADCVFIKTRFMEALGSA
- a CDS encoding thiamine pyrophosphate-binding protein — its product is MDWSGILYGRLRQGGIRYFVHVPDSPLSRLISLAGADAEAILLPATREEEGVGIAVGVHLGGGRAAVLMQTSGLGNTLNALASLAIPYRIPLLMVISLRGEPGEWNAAQVPMGRATRPVLEALGLPHATLTAAGEIPELVPSLTDVAFRTRTPAALLLSKRLTAGPPP